A window of Akkermansiaceae bacterium contains these coding sequences:
- a CDS encoding RNA polymerase sigma factor RpoD/SigA, translating into MSKFESDTSLRLYLREISKTALLTPDEEVELAARIKKGDKEARAHMIRANLRLVVKIAQDYSGYGLPLADLISEGNIGLMKAVERFDPNKGGKLSTYGSWWIKQSIKRALANQSKTIRLPVHMVDKIARMRRISAILTEALGREPTQAEIAEELGIPRRKLALLERAAKRPTSLNAPVHDDDSAEFSDIIGDEMAVNPFEALDSKNMHGELDELLDVLDEREHRIIDARFGLDGKTPMTLEEVGVEFGVTRERIRQLQNIALEKMRKALHRKETPMPEPLAGSVAEAS; encoded by the coding sequence ATGTCTAAATTTGAATCTGATACCAGCCTGCGGCTCTACCTGCGGGAAATCTCAAAAACCGCCTTGCTCACACCTGACGAGGAGGTCGAACTGGCCGCCCGCATCAAAAAAGGCGACAAGGAAGCGCGCGCTCACATGATCCGCGCCAACCTCCGACTGGTCGTCAAAATCGCCCAGGACTATTCCGGCTACGGCCTGCCGCTCGCCGACCTTATCTCCGAAGGCAACATCGGCCTGATGAAAGCCGTGGAACGTTTCGACCCCAACAAGGGAGGCAAGCTCAGCACCTACGGCTCCTGGTGGATCAAGCAGTCGATCAAACGCGCCCTGGCCAACCAGAGCAAGACGATCCGGCTACCAGTCCACATGGTCGACAAAATCGCCCGCATGCGCCGTATTTCAGCGATTCTGACCGAGGCCCTTGGTCGCGAACCAACCCAGGCCGAGATCGCCGAGGAGCTTGGAATCCCGCGCAGAAAGCTCGCTCTTCTTGAGCGTGCCGCCAAGCGCCCGACGTCGCTCAATGCGCCTGTCCACGATGACGACAGCGCCGAGTTCAGCGATATCATCGGTGATGAAATGGCGGTCAATCCGTTTGAAGCGCTCGACAGCAAAAACATGCACGGCGAGCTCGACGAGCTGCTCGATGTGCTGGATGAGCGTGAGCACCGCATCATCGATGCCCGCTTCGGCCTGGACGGCAAAACCCCCATGACTCTCGAGGAAGTTGGCGTCGAATTCGGCGTCACCCGCGAAAGAATCCGACAATTGCAAAATATTGCGCTTGAAAAGATGCGTAAAGCGTTGCATAGGAAGGAGACGCCAATGCCCGAACCCCTCGCAGGGAGCGTGGCTGAGGCCTCATAA
- a CDS encoding YifB family Mg chelatase-like AAA ATPase, translated as MIVRVYSSALLGVEGIEVEVEVSAFNAEKPAINVVGLPDAAVRESSQRVTSALSTSALSWAKGVKTINLAPADLKKEGPRFDLPIALALAETAGDDRIQEPERYSIAGELALDGMVRPIRGVLPMALAAKRQGRTRLIVPAANAAEAAIVDGIKVYGVENLRQAWDFITGQRILAPFELDRKQLFDTRRHYEVGLEDVKGQHQVKRALEVAAAGGHNLLMVGPPGTGKSMIAKRLPTILPDLTEAEAIDSTKVHSIAGLLGKENALLVTRPFRAPHHTISDVGLLGGGTNPGPGEVSLAHNGVLFLDELPEFRRQTLEVMRQPLEDGSVTISRAAGTLTFPSRFMMVAAMNPCPCGYYGDPKRECRCSPPQIEKYRQRISGPLLDRIDLHVEVPLVEYRELASDETGETSAVVRERVEAARTRQLERFSANPKITCNASMPSKVMREHCRIDATASGYLEHAMTELNFSARAHDRILKVARTLADLAACEHIQPEHILEAIQYRTLDRKLMM; from the coding sequence ATGATTGTCCGTGTGTATTCGTCCGCCTTGCTCGGGGTGGAGGGCATTGAAGTGGAGGTGGAGGTCAGTGCCTTTAATGCCGAGAAACCAGCGATCAATGTGGTCGGCCTGCCCGACGCGGCCGTCCGCGAGAGTTCGCAGCGTGTCACCTCCGCCCTCAGCACATCGGCCCTGAGCTGGGCGAAGGGGGTGAAAACCATCAATCTGGCACCGGCGGATTTAAAAAAAGAGGGCCCCCGATTCGACCTGCCCATTGCCCTGGCGTTGGCAGAAACCGCGGGAGACGACCGCATTCAGGAGCCCGAACGCTACTCGATCGCCGGGGAATTGGCGCTCGACGGCATGGTCCGCCCGATACGGGGTGTGCTGCCGATGGCACTGGCGGCAAAACGGCAAGGCCGGACACGTCTCATTGTTCCTGCGGCAAATGCCGCCGAGGCCGCCATCGTGGATGGCATCAAGGTCTACGGTGTCGAAAACCTTCGCCAAGCCTGGGACTTTATCACGGGCCAGCGGATACTCGCCCCGTTTGAACTCGACCGGAAACAACTCTTCGACACCCGCCGCCACTACGAAGTGGGTTTGGAGGACGTCAAAGGACAGCACCAGGTCAAGCGCGCCCTCGAAGTGGCTGCCGCCGGTGGCCACAATCTGTTGATGGTAGGCCCACCCGGAACCGGTAAGTCCATGATCGCCAAACGCCTGCCCACCATCCTCCCCGATCTGACCGAGGCCGAGGCGATCGACTCCACCAAAGTGCATTCGATTGCCGGTTTGTTAGGAAAGGAAAACGCCCTGCTGGTCACCCGCCCGTTTCGTGCACCCCACCATACCATCTCCGATGTGGGTTTGTTAGGTGGTGGCACCAACCCCGGCCCGGGTGAGGTTTCGCTCGCCCACAACGGGGTGCTTTTTCTCGATGAACTACCCGAGTTTCGAAGGCAGACTCTCGAAGTCATGCGGCAACCTTTGGAGGACGGCAGTGTCACCATTTCCAGAGCCGCAGGAACGCTGACCTTTCCTAGTCGGTTCATGATGGTCGCCGCCATGAATCCCTGTCCCTGCGGCTATTACGGAGATCCCAAACGCGAATGCCGGTGTTCGCCGCCGCAGATAGAAAAATACCGACAACGCATATCCGGTCCTTTGTTAGACAGGATCGACCTCCACGTCGAAGTCCCCCTGGTCGAGTATCGTGAACTGGCATCCGATGAGACGGGGGAAACCTCCGCCGTGGTCCGTGAACGGGTCGAAGCCGCACGGACAAGGCAGCTGGAGCGATTTTCGGCCAACCCAAAGATCACCTGTAACGCGTCCATGCCAAGCAAGGTGATGCGTGAGCACTGCAGGATCGATGCCACCGCCTCCGGCTACCTCGAACACGCGATGACCGAGCTCAATTTCTCCGCGCGCGCCCACGACCGGATTCTCAAAGTTGCCCGCACCCTGGCGGATCTGGCAGCTTGTGAACACATCCAGCCCGAACACATCCTCGAAGCCATCCAATACCGCACCCTGGACCGGAAGCTGATGATGTGA
- a CDS encoding Dam family site-specific DNA-(adenine-N6)-methyltransferase, producing MGPFIKWAGGKQSIADQLLACFPDDFDCFYEPFVGGGSVFMATEWNNAVISDVNGWLVDSYKAIRDDWSRVASLLDKMPNEKPFFLELRTKHPSDYQDHFERAAAFIYLNKTCFRGLFRVNKKGYFNVPYGEYNRRYYDPGNLERVGGLLSEVDILG from the coding sequence ATGGGCCCTTTTATAAAGTGGGCTGGAGGGAAGCAGAGTATTGCTGACCAGTTGTTAGCTTGTTTTCCCGATGATTTCGACTGTTTTTATGAACCATTTGTAGGAGGTGGCAGTGTGTTTATGGCCACAGAATGGAATAATGCCGTAATTTCCGATGTGAATGGTTGGTTGGTAGACTCTTACAAAGCGATACGTGATGACTGGAGCAGAGTGGCGAGCCTTCTCGATAAGATGCCCAATGAAAAGCCGTTCTTTCTTGAGCTGCGCACTAAGCATCCATCGGATTATCAGGATCATTTTGAAAGAGCTGCGGCATTTATCTATCTCAATAAAACCTGTTTTCGTGGGCTTTTCCGGGTCAACAAAAAGGGCTATTTCAATGTGCCATATGGCGAATACAATCGTCGTTATTACGACCCCGGCAACCTTGAACGGGTTGGTGGATTGCTCAGTGAAGTCGACATCTTGGGATGA
- a CDS encoding TlpA family protein disulfide reductase, translating into MKPPFHLPLIILTLLGSLGWSADAEVIDLPQPPITQLYQDAKSQPNDKETRLTKNTDILVAARKILADHPEVPPTAPLREILVRRIMLPAAERIFADAPTPENRTQLRNIATDVVNVPVYEGHLIVPEKVRAAYILANMDIFPTPTSAPVDAGKHIRALVALFPPRAAIKEPTAFTGQATVYAAKLAIAAGEKALADEYCATISKHYLATENALTTLIQAGHAPVFEMEMTTLDGKKLSFPADTKGKVVVLDFWATWCGPCIASMPHIQKLQEKFKDQDVLIVGVSCDRPSSKETPEQNKTKVADFISNKGYNWIQTYSGEWPRSAVKYGVSRIPTVFVIGKDGRLISVTARGREEALINKALSLP; encoded by the coding sequence ATGAAACCGCCTTTTCACCTCCCTCTGATTATCCTAACATTGTTAGGCAGCCTTGGCTGGTCGGCTGATGCCGAGGTCATCGACCTGCCACAGCCCCCGATCACGCAACTCTACCAAGACGCCAAGAGCCAGCCTAACGACAAGGAAACGCGGTTGACGAAAAACACCGACATCCTCGTTGCAGCGCGCAAGATACTCGCCGATCACCCCGAGGTGCCACCCACCGCGCCGCTGCGGGAAATCCTTGTGCGCCGCATCATGCTCCCCGCTGCCGAACGTATTTTCGCCGATGCCCCCACACCGGAAAACCGCACGCAGCTGCGCAACATCGCTACGGATGTCGTCAACGTCCCCGTCTATGAAGGCCACCTCATTGTGCCTGAAAAAGTGCGTGCCGCCTACATCCTGGCAAACATGGATATTTTCCCCACCCCGACCTCTGCCCCGGTGGATGCCGGGAAGCACATCCGCGCGCTGGTGGCACTCTTCCCACCGCGAGCAGCCATCAAGGAGCCCACGGCCTTTACCGGCCAGGCCACGGTCTATGCCGCCAAGCTCGCCATCGCAGCTGGAGAGAAGGCTCTGGCCGACGAGTATTGCGCCACCATCAGCAAGCACTACCTCGCCACTGAAAACGCACTGACAACCTTGATCCAGGCCGGCCACGCCCCGGTGTTTGAAATGGAAATGACCACCCTCGACGGGAAAAAACTGTCGTTTCCAGCCGACACCAAAGGCAAGGTGGTTGTGCTCGATTTCTGGGCCACCTGGTGCGGTCCCTGCATCGCATCCATGCCACATATCCAGAAGCTTCAAGAAAAATTCAAGGACCAGGACGTCCTCATCGTCGGTGTCTCCTGTGACCGACCCTCCTCCAAGGAAACACCTGAGCAAAACAAGACCAAGGTCGCCGATTTCATCTCGAATAAAGGCTACAATTGGATTCAGACCTACAGCGGTGAATGGCCCAGGTCGGCCGTGAAATACGGTGTCTCCCGCATCCCCACCGTGTTTGTCATCGGCAAGGACGGCCGCCTCATCTCCGTCACAGCCCGGGGCCGGGAGGAGGCACTCATCAACAAGGCCCTCTCCTTACCCTGA
- a CDS encoding sugar phosphate isomerase/epimerase, with protein sequence MKLTGFADEAAPDLATQIKATQELGWKYISARGIDGKNIHDLTETEFDRAYGQLQEAGIEIAEFGSLIGSWSKKIDSDFTLTMDEVERCIPRMQRLGTNIVRVMSYAQEPWGGDQHEQERFRRLRAITSRFSEAGITVAHENCMNYGGFSSGHTLRLIEEVPGLKLIFDTGNPVFQRDRSQDDPQPWQDAWQFYQDVIDHVIHIHVKDCRNPKADGEEPEYVFPGEGQAYVPAIIDDLKKRDYQGFIAIEPHVATVFHITDGSEPDWQQCYDSYVQYGRALEKLLQ encoded by the coding sequence ATGAAACTCACCGGATTTGCCGACGAAGCAGCCCCCGACCTCGCCACCCAGATCAAGGCCACCCAGGAACTTGGCTGGAAATATATTTCCGCCCGTGGAATCGACGGAAAAAACATCCACGACCTAACGGAAACGGAATTTGACCGGGCATACGGGCAGTTGCAGGAAGCTGGAATAGAAATCGCCGAGTTCGGCTCCCTGATCGGCAGTTGGTCGAAAAAAATCGACAGCGATTTCACACTCACGATGGACGAGGTGGAGCGCTGCATCCCGCGGATGCAGAGGCTCGGCACCAACATTGTGCGGGTCATGTCCTACGCCCAGGAGCCCTGGGGCGGGGATCAGCACGAGCAAGAGCGTTTCCGCAGGCTGCGTGCGATCACCTCCCGCTTCTCGGAGGCTGGCATCACCGTGGCGCACGAGAACTGCATGAACTACGGCGGTTTCTCCAGCGGCCACACCCTCAGGCTCATCGAGGAGGTGCCTGGCCTGAAACTGATCTTCGACACCGGCAACCCCGTTTTCCAACGCGACCGCTCACAGGACGATCCCCAGCCTTGGCAAGATGCCTGGCAGTTCTATCAGGATGTCATCGACCACGTCATCCATATCCACGTCAAGGACTGCCGCAACCCGAAAGCCGACGGCGAGGAACCCGAATACGTCTTCCCCGGCGAGGGCCAGGCATATGTCCCGGCCATCATCGACGACCTCAAGAAACGCGACTACCAGGGCTTCATCGCCATCGAACCCCACGTCGCCACCGTTTTCCACATCACCGACGGTAGTGAACCCGACTGGCAACAGTGCTACGACAGCTACGTGCAGTATGGACGGGCTCTTGAAAAGCTCCTCCAGTGA
- a CDS encoding Gfo/Idh/MocA family oxidoreductase: MKFGIIGAGMIGRFHAQAITDMAGGSLHSVFDLNQERAEALANEFGAKAYSDVAEFLADTDLEIVTVGTPSGAHLDPTLAALNAGKHAIVEKPLEVTTERIDQLMDAAAKSGKTLAAVLNRRFHPGMDAFKKAADEGRFGVLASASAYIKWFRDQAYYDSAGWRGTWALDGGGALMNQSIHTVDALLYLAGPAKRVTATTACLAHERIEVEDHCVAIIEFENGARGVIEASTCTWSKDGHPARVQLSGTDGSVFLADEAFEAWDFREEKPEDAEIRATLMKGQEAGLGANDPTAINTYQHQRNFEEVVQAIQEGREPSTSAAESRKAVELIEAIYQSAKNNGEWVSL, translated from the coding sequence ATGAAATTCGGAATCATCGGCGCCGGCATGATCGGCCGCTTCCACGCCCAGGCAATCACAGACATGGCGGGCGGCAGCCTGCACTCGGTCTTCGACCTCAACCAGGAGCGAGCCGAGGCACTGGCTAACGAATTTGGTGCCAAGGCATACTCAGACGTGGCTGAGTTCCTGGCCGACACTGATCTCGAGATCGTCACCGTCGGCACCCCCAGCGGCGCCCACCTCGACCCCACGTTGGCAGCATTGAACGCCGGCAAACACGCGATTGTGGAAAAACCGTTGGAGGTGACAACCGAGCGGATCGATCAACTCATGGATGCCGCGGCAAAGAGCGGAAAAACCCTCGCCGCTGTTCTTAACCGTCGCTTCCACCCCGGTATGGACGCGTTTAAAAAAGCGGCTGACGAAGGCAGGTTCGGCGTGCTCGCCTCTGCCTCGGCTTACATCAAGTGGTTCCGCGACCAGGCATACTACGACTCCGCCGGCTGGCGCGGCACCTGGGCACTCGACGGCGGTGGCGCCCTGATGAACCAGTCGATCCACACCGTCGACGCCCTGCTTTATCTGGCGGGTCCTGCCAAACGGGTGACAGCCACCACAGCCTGTCTCGCACACGAGCGCATCGAGGTGGAGGACCACTGTGTGGCCATCATTGAATTTGAAAATGGCGCACGTGGCGTCATCGAGGCCTCGACCTGCACCTGGTCAAAGGACGGCCACCCCGCCCGCGTCCAGCTTTCCGGAACCGACGGCTCTGTCTTTCTGGCCGACGAAGCATTTGAGGCCTGGGACTTCCGTGAGGAGAAACCAGAAGACGCCGAAATTCGCGCCACCCTGATGAAAGGCCAGGAAGCCGGACTGGGCGCCAACGACCCCACAGCGATCAACACCTACCAGCACCAGCGCAACTTCGAGGAAGTGGTGCAGGCCATCCAGGAAGGCCGCGAACCATCGACATCGGCGGCAGAATCCCGCAAGGCCGTGGAACTCATCGAAGCCATCTACCAATCCGCCAAAAACAACGGCGAATGGGTCTCTTTGTAA
- a CDS encoding divalent metal cation transporter, which yields MSDPQPQENPDNADMSVNPKIEAHRQIILDGEAKGGASKFLAYARLSGPGWLQSAITLGGGSLANALYLGVLGGFALMWLQPMAMIFGIVMMSAISYITLSTNNRPLRQINSHISPILGWGWLTASMMANLVWSLPQYALAVAALRQNLLPGLLGPDAMPDFAGKLIAAGIVLTLVITNVMIYISGGKGTKVFETIMKLMVGSIVICFFGVVIRLSVAGEINWGAIFAGFVPSLDNLFSPAETFSPFLNQLTDSGRDFWSNMIVGQQRDVMIGAAATAVGINMTFLLPYSMLRKGWNRDFRGLAIFDLSTGLLIPFMLATACVVISAASQFHAKPAPGFLGEKDASGALVQPAKNMVGPYEGLLKQRLAADIGAEAFAALTPEQIKAQTAALPVEERTMAAMLVKRDAFNLAATLEPLVGRSVANYVFGFGVLAMALNAATMLMLINGLCFCELRNKPAKGKTQRIGSLMVCVGVLGPFFWTGSAQMWLAVPTSVFAMVLLPIAYVVFALMMNNKTILGKDMPTGKRRIVWNVLMAGSCLFATIGSLWSLWSKLGWLGLALFAIFIAVVLVTRGKMTRKPAA from the coding sequence ATGAGCGACCCACAACCTCAAGAGAATCCCGACAATGCCGACATGTCGGTCAACCCTAAAATCGAAGCCCACCGCCAGATCATTCTCGATGGTGAAGCCAAGGGGGGCGCCAGCAAGTTCCTCGCCTACGCCAGGCTCTCCGGCCCCGGCTGGCTGCAGAGCGCCATCACCCTCGGCGGCGGCTCGCTCGCCAACGCGCTCTACCTCGGCGTGCTCGGCGGCTTCGCGCTGATGTGGCTCCAGCCGATGGCGATGATCTTCGGCATCGTCATGATGAGCGCCATTTCCTACATCACCCTCTCCACCAACAACCGCCCGCTCCGCCAGATCAACTCCCACATCAGCCCGATCCTCGGCTGGGGCTGGCTTACGGCCTCGATGATGGCCAACCTCGTCTGGTCGCTTCCGCAGTATGCCCTCGCCGTCGCCGCCCTGCGCCAGAACCTGCTGCCCGGCCTGCTCGGACCGGATGCCATGCCGGATTTCGCGGGTAAGCTCATCGCCGCGGGCATCGTTCTCACGCTCGTCATCACCAATGTGATGATCTATATTTCCGGAGGAAAGGGCACCAAGGTGTTTGAGACCATCATGAAACTCATGGTCGGCTCCATCGTCATCTGTTTCTTCGGTGTCGTCATCCGCCTCAGCGTCGCCGGGGAAATCAACTGGGGAGCCATTTTCGCCGGCTTCGTCCCCAGCCTGGACAACCTCTTCTCCCCCGCGGAGACCTTCTCCCCCTTCCTCAACCAACTGACCGACAGCGGCCGCGATTTCTGGTCGAACATGATCGTCGGCCAGCAGCGCGACGTCATGATCGGTGCCGCTGCCACCGCCGTGGGGATCAACATGACCTTCCTCCTGCCCTACTCGATGCTGCGCAAGGGCTGGAACCGCGACTTCCGCGGCCTCGCCATCTTCGACCTCTCCACCGGCCTGCTCATCCCCTTCATGCTGGCCACGGCCTGCGTGGTGATCTCCGCCGCATCCCAGTTCCACGCCAAACCCGCCCCCGGTTTCCTCGGTGAAAAAGACGCCAGCGGCGCCCTGGTCCAACCCGCCAAGAACATGGTCGGCCCCTACGAAGGTCTGCTGAAACAACGCCTGGCAGCCGATATCGGCGCGGAGGCGTTCGCCGCCCTCACGCCCGAGCAAATCAAGGCACAGACCGCCGCCCTGCCGGTTGAGGAGCGCACCATGGCCGCCATGCTCGTCAAGCGCGACGCCTTCAACCTCGCCGCCACCCTCGAGCCCCTCGTCGGCCGCTCGGTCGCCAACTACGTCTTTGGATTCGGGGTGCTCGCCATGGCACTCAACGCGGCAACGATGCTGATGCTCATCAACGGCCTCTGTTTCTGCGAACTGCGCAACAAACCCGCGAAGGGAAAAACCCAGCGGATCGGCTCGCTCATGGTCTGCGTCGGGGTCCTCGGGCCGTTCTTCTGGACCGGCAGCGCCCAGATGTGGCTCGCCGTTCCCACCTCGGTCTTCGCCATGGTGCTTCTGCCCATCGCCTACGTCGTCTTCGCGCTGATGATGAACAACAAAACCATCCTCGGCAAAGACATGCCGACCGGTAAACGCCGCATTGTCTGGAACGTCCTGATGGCGGGCTCCTGCCTCTTCGCCACCATCGGCAGCCTCTGGTCACTGTGGTCGAAACTCGGGTGGCTCGGCCTCGCCCTCTTCGCCATCTTCATCGCGGTCGTTCTCGTGACCCGGGGGAAAATGACCCGTAAACCCGCCGCATAG
- a CDS encoding DUF1080 domain-containing protein: MKPSHLVLFSLLMACTCQAQKADSKKAVTPTWTSAEAASKENARFKWIGEYRSATGKHFHQVTLLKNGSYLITTYQGGLPGRGWDQSKATSKVLGQKDLEAVLLKAEKVVYQSPTMGKKAPADATIVMPSGFTNVKDGILHAGGTTKKDVGSFKMHLEFKLPFKPQRNPGNQDKGNSGIYIFNNYEIQVLDTFALDYASTEHPIKLESHMNQWCGCLYKTKMADVNMCLPPLVWQTYDIEFTAPVFKDGKKVENAILTVFHNGVKIHNKVELKSGTGAGAKRKQVARGPILFQEHGNPTVYRNVWIVETDAVNK, from the coding sequence ATGAAACCATCCCACCTCGTTCTCTTCTCATTGTTGATGGCTTGCACATGCCAGGCCCAAAAAGCAGATTCCAAAAAGGCAGTTACCCCGACGTGGACATCTGCAGAAGCAGCGTCCAAGGAAAATGCCCGGTTCAAATGGATTGGCGAGTATCGGTCTGCCACCGGCAAACACTTCCACCAAGTCACCTTGCTCAAAAACGGGAGCTACCTCATCACCACCTATCAGGGCGGGCTTCCGGGTCGTGGCTGGGATCAATCCAAGGCCACCTCCAAAGTCCTCGGCCAGAAAGATCTCGAGGCCGTCTTGCTCAAGGCTGAAAAAGTTGTGTACCAAAGCCCCACCATGGGCAAGAAAGCCCCGGCGGATGCGACAATTGTCATGCCCTCAGGATTTACCAACGTCAAAGATGGTATACTCCACGCAGGCGGAACCACCAAAAAAGACGTGGGCTCGTTTAAAATGCATCTCGAATTCAAGCTCCCGTTCAAACCCCAACGGAACCCGGGTAACCAGGACAAAGGCAACAGCGGGATCTACATTTTCAACAACTATGAGATCCAGGTGCTCGACACCTTTGCCCTTGATTACGCCTCTACCGAACACCCCATCAAGTTGGAATCCCACATGAACCAATGGTGCGGCTGCCTCTACAAAACCAAAATGGCCGACGTCAATATGTGCCTGCCGCCACTCGTCTGGCAAACCTACGACATCGAATTCACCGCGCCTGTGTTCAAAGACGGCAAAAAGGTTGAAAACGCCATCCTGACCGTCTTTCACAACGGTGTTAAGATCCACAACAAGGTGGAATTGAAGTCTGGCACAGGTGCCGGCGCCAAACGCAAACAAGTGGCCCGCGGCCCCATTTTGTTCCAAGAACACGGCAATCCCACCGTCTACAGAAATGTATGGATTGTGGAAACAGATGCTGTAAACAAGTAG
- a CDS encoding substrate-binding domain-containing protein has translation MERSEKTILFIAIRQGFFSREVLRGVLSMMQAGDGYEVWVVPVIHEKRHLEACLRSRNVQGAITRGLDGSLINVLRDQGIPVVSIRGHKSRSGDEEIDLHVDDEAIGGKAGVEFERLNLDYWGFVHWQGVAWSEARKNSFQAYSNYRGARLSIVSLTEDERYSWDSVLKIQLWLEKIPKPCGVLACNDEAGVDVLHACKLAGLSVPDEVAVIGVDNDRLLCESTVPTLSSIDLHAADVGKAAAGRLLNMLDVDCDLENKAHLGQSSMVVRESSHEIDRYLLVYQKALDYIGSQALAGPSVTKVADSCGVSRRGLERAFEKHSGRSPAEVIREQRLESIIRLLKNQTLNLTNLAEQAGFSDAAGLSNFIKRMTGQAPGMFRQLKKQK, from the coding sequence ATGGAACGATCTGAGAAAACGATACTATTCATCGCAATCCGCCAAGGCTTCTTTTCCCGTGAGGTTCTTCGGGGTGTGCTATCGATGATGCAGGCAGGGGATGGTTATGAGGTGTGGGTGGTTCCTGTGATTCACGAAAAACGACATTTGGAAGCCTGTTTGCGGAGCAGGAACGTGCAGGGGGCTATCACGCGTGGGTTGGATGGTAGCCTGATCAATGTGTTGCGCGACCAGGGAATTCCCGTGGTTTCGATCCGCGGACACAAGAGCAGGAGCGGTGATGAGGAAATCGACCTTCACGTTGATGACGAAGCGATTGGAGGCAAGGCCGGGGTCGAGTTTGAACGACTAAACCTCGATTACTGGGGGTTTGTGCATTGGCAGGGTGTCGCGTGGTCGGAGGCGCGTAAAAATTCATTCCAGGCCTATTCCAATTACAGGGGGGCACGTCTGTCGATCGTCTCACTGACGGAAGATGAACGGTATTCGTGGGACAGCGTGTTGAAGATTCAGTTGTGGTTAGAGAAAATACCCAAGCCGTGCGGGGTGCTTGCGTGTAATGACGAGGCGGGTGTGGATGTATTACATGCATGTAAACTGGCGGGCCTCAGCGTGCCTGATGAGGTGGCGGTGATCGGTGTCGACAACGACCGCTTGCTCTGTGAATCGACCGTTCCCACACTGAGCAGTATCGACCTGCATGCCGCCGATGTAGGGAAGGCTGCTGCTGGAAGATTATTAAATATGTTGGATGTGGATTGTGATTTGGAAAACAAAGCACATCTGGGGCAGTCGTCGATGGTGGTGCGTGAGTCGAGCCACGAGATCGACCGCTACCTGCTGGTTTACCAAAAGGCCCTTGATTACATTGGCTCCCAGGCCTTGGCGGGGCCTTCGGTGACCAAGGTGGCCGATAGCTGTGGGGTCTCACGGCGCGGTCTGGAGCGGGCATTTGAAAAACACTCGGGACGCAGCCCCGCCGAGGTCATCAGGGAGCAACGCTTGGAGAGTATCATCAGACTGCTGAAGAACCAGACATTGAATCTAACGAATCTGGCCGAACAGGCGGGCTTCTCGGACGCGGCCGGGCTATCGAATTTCATCAAACGGATGACCGGCCAGGCCCCCGGGATGTTTCGGCAACTGAAAAAACAGAAGTGA
- a CDS encoding acetylglucosamine-6-sulfatase: MFKTTILSALLVTPIFAQSPAAPAIPDEAPAKARHTANTPTHKLNAAWWKQRHTQKVAAAKGAKCDLLFIGDSITHGWESHGKKVWEEYYAKRNAFNIGFSGDRTQHVLWRFDNGELAHFKPKVAVIMIGTNNTGQAMQKAEETADGIKAIITKLHQHSPETKVLLLAIFPRGEKPDHKMRVLNTRINDIIKTYADGKLVHYLDLAPAFLTKDGILTQEIMPDRLHPREHGYRIWAKTMEPKLKELLGE; encoded by the coding sequence ATGTTCAAAACCACGATCCTATCCGCCCTGCTGGTCACTCCGATCTTCGCGCAATCGCCTGCTGCACCTGCCATCCCCGACGAGGCGCCAGCCAAGGCCCGCCACACCGCAAACACCCCGACGCACAAATTGAATGCCGCCTGGTGGAAACAACGGCACACCCAAAAAGTCGCCGCCGCCAAGGGCGCCAAGTGCGACCTGCTATTCATCGGCGACTCCATCACCCACGGCTGGGAGAGCCATGGAAAAAAAGTGTGGGAGGAATACTACGCCAAACGCAATGCATTCAACATCGGCTTCTCAGGCGACCGCACCCAGCACGTGCTCTGGCGCTTCGACAACGGCGAGCTTGCCCATTTCAAACCCAAGGTCGCCGTCATCATGATCGGCACAAACAACACAGGCCAAGCCATGCAGAAGGCCGAGGAAACGGCTGATGGCATCAAGGCGATCATTACCAAGCTCCACCAACACAGCCCGGAGACCAAGGTTCTCCTGCTCGCCATTTTTCCGCGTGGTGAAAAACCGGATCACAAGATGCGCGTGCTCAACACCCGGATCAATGACATCATCAAAACATACGCCGACGGCAAGCTGGTCCACTACCTCGACCTGGCTCCGGCCTTCCTCACCAAAGACGGCATCCTCACCCAGGAAATCATGCCTGACCGCCTTCACCCGCGCGAGCACGGATACCGGATCTGGGCAAAAACCATGGAGCCCAAACTCAAGGAACTCCTCGGCGAATAA